Proteins encoded by one window of Actinomycetota bacterium:
- a CDS encoding class I SAM-dependent methyltransferase, which yields MRDYLLHKSFLYTTFQKSVGALKARKIIIERLEIKPGDKILDIGCGPADILDYLPQHIEYTGVDNNVDYVVTAKKQFKNRGNFFCKEISNDLLKDKILKTDSFDMVLAFGILHHLTDEKAISLFELAKAVLIKGGRLVTLDGCFTQNQSAIAKSILKMDRGDFVRNEQEYLKLANHQFVDITSEIYSNLFNIPYTLIVMKGIKN from the coding sequence ATGCGTGATTATTTGCTTCACAAATCTTTTTTATATACCACTTTTCAGAAATCAGTCGGCGCATTGAAGGCCAGAAAAATTATCATAGAAAGACTTGAAATAAAGCCTGGCGATAAAATTCTTGATATAGGCTGCGGCCCCGCAGATATTCTTGATTACCTTCCTCAACACATAGAATATACGGGGGTTGATAACAATGTAGATTATGTTGTTACAGCAAAAAAACAGTTTAAAAATCGTGGGAATTTCTTCTGTAAAGAGATCAGCAATGATTTATTGAAAGATAAGATTTTGAAAACAGACTCATTCGATATGGTACTCGCGTTCGGAATATTACACCACTTAACAGATGAAAAGGCAATCAGTCTTTTTGAGCTGGCAAAAGCAGTATTAATCAAAGGAGGAAGATTAGTAACTCTGGACGGTTGTTTCACACAAAACCAGTCTGCAATTGCAAAAAGTATATTAAAGATGGACAGGGGTGACTTTGTTAGAAATGAACAAGAATACTTAAAACTTGCAAACCATCAATTTGTTGACATAACATCTGAAATATACAGCAATTTATTTAACATACCTTATACGCTCATTGTCATGAAAGGTATAAAAAATTGA
- a CDS encoding glycosyltransferase family 39 protein, whose amino-acid sequence MNRARFFSYALLPSIIIGGAILRFIEIGRESLWFDELFTIWAGSLPFKDMIAEGSASGHPFLYNLVSSIWLSVSSNDAWMRTISLISGVATIYFIYLLGKEFVSRRTGLWAAGLAAVSPFLFYYSREATDKALSIVLASASLYFLVRSVNRGGWISWTAYVVASGLVLFAHFYGFFLVVGEVLFYFVAYDKKHSRFREWLISQFALVFILILWFLSNRGSTRWVDFNIPAMSTVLQNVFQHGPVSLIGLILPLNNGDVSFPGTFYIYYSILAAGILTVFGLLLYSADSRGKILNRKNYALALLVLILITLPVISQLLRNYYTSVRYFAWASTPFILLAAILITSMPRKIGAIAGAITIIGSLALTGWSLQTYHFDDLRGIMSTISQEKQTGDRLLCFPLSECSMAADHYLNNGPVFIGGYIDSMNSIDYYPSGVVWAGYDTGEKYGGRKRLSGKELKERVISDVEGAERIWVLGGDGSVDRIKPADPVYNIIDLDWQVDRQFSYPPYLLRLYVHKG is encoded by the coding sequence ATGAACAGGGCCAGGTTTTTTTCATACGCCCTTTTGCCTTCGATAATCATTGGCGGTGCGATCCTGCGTTTCATAGAAATCGGCCGGGAAAGCCTGTGGTTTGATGAACTCTTTACCATTTGGGCTGGCAGCTTGCCTTTCAAGGATATGATCGCGGAAGGAAGCGCCTCCGGTCACCCGTTTCTCTATAACCTGGTCAGCTCCATATGGTTGTCTGTAAGTTCGAATGATGCCTGGATGCGGACGATCTCGCTCATATCAGGCGTTGCCACTATCTATTTCATTTACCTGCTGGGGAAGGAATTTGTTTCCCGTCGTACCGGCCTTTGGGCCGCCGGTCTGGCGGCCGTTTCGCCATTCCTGTTCTACTATTCGCGGGAAGCGACGGATAAGGCGTTGTCGATTGTACTGGCATCTGCGTCGCTTTACTTTTTAGTACGCAGTGTAAACAGGGGAGGGTGGATAAGCTGGACTGCTTATGTCGTGGCAAGCGGGCTAGTCCTCTTTGCACACTTTTACGGGTTTTTTCTTGTTGTAGGCGAGGTGCTTTTCTACTTCGTCGCGTACGACAAGAAGCATTCGCGCTTTCGGGAATGGTTAATCAGCCAGTTTGCCCTGGTGTTTATTCTCATTCTTTGGTTTTTAAGCAATAGAGGGAGCACGAGATGGGTTGATTTCAATATTCCAGCAATGTCCACAGTCCTTCAGAATGTTTTTCAGCACGGACCGGTATCCCTCATCGGGTTAATATTGCCTCTAAACAATGGCGACGTATCATTTCCAGGAACTTTTTATATCTATTATTCAATCCTTGCTGCAGGCATCCTTACGGTGTTTGGGCTCTTACTTTACTCAGCAGATTCGCGCGGCAAGATACTGAATCGAAAAAACTATGCATTGGCGTTGCTCGTCCTGATTCTCATCACCTTGCCGGTGATAAGCCAGTTATTAAGGAATTACTATACGAGCGTGCGCTACTTCGCGTGGGCGAGTACGCCCTTTATATTGTTGGCAGCCATCTTGATTACTTCCATGCCCAGAAAGATCGGAGCAATTGCCGGCGCCATTACTATTATCGGTTCATTAGCTCTCACGGGATGGTCGTTGCAGACATATCACTTTGATGATTTGCGTGGGATTATGTCAACAATAAGCCAGGAGAAGCAGACGGGTGACAGGCTCCTTTGCTTTCCTCTTTCCGAGTGTTCGATGGCCGCCGATCATTATTTGAACAATGGACCGGTATTCATTGGTGGCTATATCGATAGTATGAATAGTATCGATTATTATCCATCCGGAGTGGTTTGGGCTGGATACGATACAGGTGAGAAATATGGCGGCAGAAAGAGGCTTTCAGGAAAAGAATTAAAAGAGAGAGTTATCAGCGATGTCGAAGGCGCTGAAAGGATCTGGGTCCTTGGTGGGGATGGCTCGGTCGATCGCATCAAGCCGGCAGACCCCGTGTATAACATAATTGATCTGGATTGGCAGGTTGATCGTCAGTTCAGCTACCCTCCCTATCTGTTGAGGCTTTATGTGCATAAAGGCTAA
- a CDS encoding class I SAM-dependent methyltransferase, whose product MQDFDRYSDNYQQELDRCLKISGDASGYFAEYKARYLEKRLSGDYSGNILDYGCGVGMLSAAMARYLPQARLNGYDISAASIGKISNEIAAKGLFTDDISRVGGDYDLIVLSNVLHHIPSAERRMTIASLHERLSPAGLIVIFEHNPLNPLTRRVVDGCPFDKNAELLAPSEAVDYLLKAGFHISRRDYIVFFPGQLKWFRPLERFLGRLPLGAQYVITGKSDV is encoded by the coding sequence ATGCAGGATTTTGATAGATACTCAGATAATTATCAGCAAGAACTAGACCGTTGCCTGAAGATCTCCGGAGATGCCTCAGGCTATTTTGCCGAGTACAAGGCCCGGTACCTGGAAAAGCGTTTAAGCGGAGATTACAGCGGCAATATCCTGGATTACGGATGTGGTGTTGGCATGCTCTCGGCTGCTATGGCACGGTACCTGCCCCAAGCCAGGCTGAACGGATACGATATCTCTGCGGCTAGCATTGGAAAGATAAGCAACGAAATAGCCGCGAAGGGATTATTCACGGATGATATTTCCAGGGTCGGTGGAGATTACGACCTCATAGTACTGTCTAATGTTTTACACCATATCCCTTCCGCGGAACGCCGTATGACGATCGCAAGCCTTCATGAGAGGCTATCGCCTGCAGGGCTGATAGTGATTTTTGAACATAACCCTCTAAATCCGTTGACACGGCGAGTCGTGGACGGGTGTCCCTTTGACAAAAATGCCGAGCTGCTTGCCCCTTCAGAAGCGGTTGACTACCTGTTGAAAGCCGGGTTTCATATCAGCAGGCGGGATTACATTGTTTTTTTTCCAGGCCAGCTTAAATGGTTTCGCCCATTGGAACGGTTTCTGGGCCGATTGCCCCTTGGGGCGCAATATGTGATAACCGGGAAGAGCGATGTCTGA
- the rfbF gene encoding glucose-1-phosphate cytidylyltransferase encodes MKTVILAGGRGTRLAEETATRPKPMVEIGGKPMLWHIMNIYAHSGFDDFLIACGYKGEMIKEYFHNFFLHNSDWQVDLGDGSQNVINPCDFPWKVGLIDTGNETKTGGRLLRLKSWLVGERFMVTYGDGLANIDIARLLEFHQRHGKLATVTAVRPPARFGGLVLEGEAVRKFTEKPQTGEGWINGGFFVFQREVLDYIDGDNIALEREPLERLADGGQLMAFLHEGFWQPMDTMRERVLLEELWANGEAPWKVWQ; translated from the coding sequence ATGAAAACCGTGATTCTGGCCGGCGGGCGGGGTACGCGCCTGGCGGAAGAAACTGCCACGCGGCCGAAACCGATGGTTGAGATCGGCGGCAAGCCGATGCTCTGGCATATCATGAACATATACGCCCATTCCGGTTTCGATGATTTTTTAATCGCTTGTGGATACAAAGGTGAAATGATCAAGGAATATTTTCACAACTTTTTTTTACACAACAGCGACTGGCAGGTTGATCTGGGCGATGGCTCGCAGAATGTGATCAATCCCTGCGACTTTCCATGGAAGGTAGGTCTAATTGATACCGGCAATGAAACTAAAACCGGCGGCCGCTTGCTGCGTTTGAAAAGCTGGCTGGTAGGCGAGCGCTTTATGGTTACTTACGGCGATGGACTCGCCAATATTGATATCGCGAGGCTACTGGAGTTTCATCAGCGTCACGGGAAGCTTGCTACCGTTACCGCCGTAAGGCCGCCGGCACGCTTTGGTGGCCTGGTGCTTGAAGGTGAAGCTGTGCGTAAATTCACGGAAAAACCACAGACGGGCGAAGGCTGGATAAACGGCGGTTTCTTTGTGTTCCAGCGTGAAGTGCTTGATTATATAGATGGGGACAATATAGCACTCGAGAGGGAACCACTTGAGAGGCTGGCGGACGGCGGCCAGCTGATGGCATTTCTGCACGAGGGATTCTGGCAGCCTATGGATACCATGCGTGAGAGGGTGCTGCTTGAGGAGCTGTGGGCCAACGGTGAAGCACCGTGGAAAGTCTGGCAATGA
- the rfbG gene encoding CDP-glucose 4,6-dehydratase, which produces MTGHTGFKGSWLSSWLLRLGARVTGFSLPLESGESSLFEITGIEREMHSINGDVRNPEILAEAFQKNRPEIIFHLAAQSLVRRSYREPLETYATNVLGTANVLEAARHCPSVGAVVIITSDKCYQNREWIWGYRENEPLGGSDPYSSSKACAELVTEAYAKAFFSGPAAASIASARSGNVIGGGDWAEDRLVPDIVRALSTGKPVILRNPDSVRPWQHVLEPLNGYLMLGEKMLSNGADYSGAWNFGPPESDNLTVAEMAEKFIALWGEGSLEVSHDPELLHEARLLKLDCSKSRNQLGWKPVLDVEESIGMTVDWYRNYFEKPARAAEKTGQQMADYGARLIP; this is translated from the coding sequence GTGACCGGTCATACCGGTTTCAAAGGATCCTGGCTGTCATCCTGGCTGCTGCGGCTCGGCGCCCGGGTTACCGGTTTCTCGCTTCCGCTGGAGTCCGGCGAGTCAAGCCTGTTCGAAATTACCGGCATCGAACGGGAGATGCATTCAATAAACGGCGATGTCCGCAATCCGGAAATTCTGGCGGAAGCATTCCAGAAAAACCGGCCCGAGATAATTTTCCATCTGGCGGCCCAGTCCCTTGTCCGGCGTTCCTACCGTGAACCGCTGGAGACATATGCAACCAATGTCCTGGGCACGGCTAACGTTCTGGAAGCGGCGAGACACTGTCCATCTGTCGGCGCTGTTGTCATCATCACCAGCGACAAGTGTTATCAGAATCGCGAGTGGATCTGGGGGTACCGCGAAAATGAGCCGCTCGGTGGAAGCGATCCCTACAGTTCCAGCAAGGCCTGCGCCGAGCTGGTCACGGAAGCTTATGCCAAAGCCTTTTTTTCCGGACCGGCTGCCGCAAGCATAGCCAGCGCGCGGTCGGGCAACGTTATTGGTGGCGGTGACTGGGCCGAAGACAGGCTGGTTCCCGATATCGTTCGTGCTCTAAGTACGGGTAAACCGGTGATTTTGCGCAATCCCGACTCCGTCAGGCCCTGGCAGCACGTACTGGAGCCCTTGAATGGTTACCTGATGCTGGGTGAAAAGATGTTGAGTAACGGCGCGGATTATTCGGGCGCATGGAATTTTGGGCCTCCCGAGAGTGATAATCTCACTGTCGCGGAGATGGCTGAGAAGTTCATCGCCTTATGGGGAGAGGGGTCCCTGGAAGTCAGTCACGATCCGGAGTTGCTCCACGAGGCGCGTCTGCTTAAGCTGGACTGCAGCAAGTCGCGCAACCAACTCGGCTGGAAACCGGTGCTCGATGTGGAAGAGTCAATCGGCATGACTGTCGACTGGTACCGGAATTACTTTGAAAAACCTGCTCGCGCCGCGGAAAAGACGGGGCAGCAGATGGCTGACTATGGCGCCCGCCTGATCCCATGA
- a CDS encoding glycosyltransferase, whose product MSEPDKKLITITVPVLNEADNVSPFYEAVCNAIEPLIERYRFEFLFTDNHSSDGTFERLAFLGDADDRIRVLRFSRNYGFQRSVYTGLVNARGDAAIQIDCDLQDPPEMIPRFVEKWEQGYQNVFGIRSSRQENRLKSGMRSFFYRLIDKLSEDNLPHDAGDFRLVDRKILEALKQCDDYQPYLRGEIAAMGFGQAGIEYERPDRQHGKSKFSTRDMTKLAVDGILNHSIVPLRIATFIGLMVSMLTFLGIIGYLIGKFYFGADWPAGFATTTVLMLLAISLNALFLGIIGEYLGRMYQQVKKRPLVIIEREIGADRS is encoded by the coding sequence ATGTCTGAACCAGATAAAAAACTGATCACGATTACCGTGCCAGTTTTAAATGAAGCAGATAATGTCTCCCCTTTCTATGAAGCTGTTTGTAACGCAATAGAGCCGCTAATTGAACGGTACCGGTTCGAGTTTCTGTTTACTGATAACCATAGCTCCGACGGAACCTTTGAAAGGCTGGCGTTTCTGGGAGATGCTGACGACCGGATCCGCGTGCTGCGCTTCTCCCGTAATTACGGCTTTCAGCGCTCCGTATACACCGGCCTGGTCAATGCGCGCGGCGATGCGGCGATACAGATCGATTGTGACTTGCAGGACCCGCCTGAAATGATCCCGCGTTTCGTCGAGAAATGGGAGCAAGGCTATCAGAACGTCTTTGGCATCCGCAGTTCTCGCCAGGAGAATCGCCTAAAGAGTGGCATGCGCAGTTTCTTTTACCGCTTGATCGACAAATTGAGCGAAGACAACCTGCCGCACGACGCTGGTGACTTTCGCCTGGTTGATAGAAAGATACTGGAAGCATTGAAGCAATGTGATGATTACCAGCCTTACTTGCGCGGCGAGATTGCCGCTATGGGTTTCGGGCAGGCAGGGATTGAATACGAACGGCCGGACCGCCAACACGGTAAGAGCAAGTTCAGCACGCGCGACATGACTAAACTCGCCGTAGACGGAATTCTCAATCACTCTATTGTTCCGTTGAGAATAGCCACCTTCATCGGGCTGATGGTCTCAATGCTGACTTTTCTGGGGATAATCGGCTACCTTATAGGGAAATTCTACTTCGGAGCCGACTGGCCCGCAGGCTTCGCAACTACTACTGTTCTCATGCTCCTGGCCATTAGCCTCAACGCGCTGTTCCTTGGAATCATAGGAGAGTATCTTGGCCGCATGTATCAACAAGTGAAAAAAAGGCCGCTCGTGATTATTGAACGTGAGATCGGCGCTGATCGCAGCTAA
- a CDS encoding response regulator translates to MFQEESQPIYSINAVSKMTNISAATLRYWESRFGLIQPLRTDGGHRLFSSQDIERIKWIKSKMDDDHLRAREAHMMLAQKLAQEGKLNEPLDIRHAIMILIAEKDPITAELEQYFLEEAGYEVLLVFDGKKAVSEAEKKQPDLIIIDVILPGVSGLKVCKAIKKNDRTSHIPILVFSILDVRDRALGAGADAFLLKPIDQPQMIEIVKNLLVNQMPKGGSTNDQAEDRKRQS, encoded by the coding sequence ATGTTCCAGGAAGAGAGTCAACCAATATATTCCATCAACGCGGTCAGTAAAATGACCAATATATCTGCAGCCACACTGCGCTACTGGGAATCACGTTTTGGTCTGATTCAGCCGCTGAGAACCGATGGCGGGCATCGCCTCTTCAGCAGCCAGGATATCGAACGAATCAAGTGGATTAAGAGCAAGATGGATGATGACCATCTGAGAGCTCGCGAAGCCCACATGATGCTGGCGCAGAAACTAGCTCAAGAGGGAAAGCTGAATGAACCTCTCGATATTAGACATGCCATCATGATCTTGATCGCCGAAAAGGATCCGATCACCGCCGAGCTTGAACAGTATTTCCTGGAGGAGGCCGGTTATGAAGTGCTGCTGGTTTTTGATGGCAAGAAAGCTGTCAGCGAAGCCGAAAAAAAACAGCCCGATCTGATCATCATCGATGTCATCCTTCCCGGTGTCAGTGGTCTCAAAGTTTGTAAGGCCATTAAAAAGAACGACAGGACCAGCCATATCCCGATCCTCGTCTTCAGTATTCTTGACGTGCGCGACCGGGCTCTGGGCGCGGGAGCTGACGCTTTCCTTCTCAAGCCCATCGATCAACCTCAAATGATAGAAATAGTCAAAAACCTGCTCGTCAACCAAATGCCGAAGGGAGGAAGCACCAATGACCAGGCTGAAGACCGGAAACGGCAATCTTGA
- a CDS encoding NAD(P)-dependent oxidoreductase — protein sequence MNNREQVLLTGASGFIGGALAQRLARAGYGVTCLVRDGSPGSIKLKGIEGINIVAVSSFDDNVLAEALDGISATAVINLASYGVKRDERDPGLMIEGNISLLSALMQVTSKWPLKIFVHTGSCSEYAPPVVDTPIREADPLRPASLYGAAKAASFMFGNALATDLGVPMVTLRLFGVYGAGEGPERLLPYLIERLRNNAEVDLTAGEQVRDLLYIDDVTAAFLAIIEKTDLPRGAVYNVCSGQQVRIRDIALSVARAMNKPEKLLLLGEREYRMDEPMWLVGDNTLFRSTTGWRPEISLQDGIERILAALGVEKPSPHSC from the coding sequence ATGAACAACAGAGAACAAGTTCTCCTCACTGGGGCCAGCGGTTTTATCGGGGGCGCCCTGGCGCAACGTCTGGCACGTGCCGGTTACGGGGTTACGTGTCTGGTGCGGGATGGCAGCCCGGGCAGCATCAAGCTTAAAGGCATTGAAGGAATCAATATCGTAGCCGTATCCTCCTTTGACGACAACGTTCTGGCTGAGGCTCTTGACGGTATCTCCGCAACGGCTGTAATAAACCTTGCCTCTTACGGCGTCAAGCGGGATGAGCGTGATCCGGGATTGATGATCGAGGGCAACATTTCGCTGCTCTCGGCATTGATGCAAGTGACATCAAAATGGCCCTTAAAGATTTTTGTTCATACCGGCAGTTGCTCTGAATATGCGCCGCCGGTTGTAGACACACCCATTCGGGAAGCAGATCCGTTGCGGCCAGCGTCATTGTATGGCGCCGCCAAGGCGGCAAGCTTCATGTTCGGGAACGCGTTAGCCACGGATCTGGGAGTGCCAATGGTAACGCTGAGGCTGTTCGGAGTCTACGGGGCCGGCGAAGGACCGGAGCGCCTGTTGCCATACCTGATTGAAAGATTGAGAAATAATGCAGAAGTAGACCTGACTGCGGGCGAACAGGTACGGGACCTGCTTTATATAGATGATGTTACTGCCGCATTTCTGGCGATCATCGAAAAAACAGATTTGCCACGAGGGGCTGTCTACAATGTCTGTTCCGGTCAGCAGGTTCGCATCAGGGATATCGCGTTATCCGTTGCCCGGGCAATGAACAAACCCGAAAAATTGCTCTTGCTTGGGGAAAGGGAATACCGAATGGACGAACCTATGTGGCTCGTGGGTGACAATACCCTTTTCAGGAGCACAACGGGTTGGCGCCCGGAAATCAGCCTTCAGGATGGGATTGAACGCATACTGGCGGCCCTCGGCGTTGAAAAGCCAAGTCCCCATTCCTGCTAA